One window of Microcoleus vaginatus PCC 9802 genomic DNA carries:
- a CDS encoding DUF937 domain-containing protein encodes MGLFDQILSAIDNPNQQASPNQLGNILGAVEQLSGNQGIDAGTTQLAMSVLGGHVRSALQNVRSQSGDAQAQQLVNQFSGTNPNPQAVQSLFGAGQLTQIIADIAQRTGLNNATVQAMIPVLVPLVLNLLKTGSNAQNPAQGSNPVLNTFLDADGDGDVDITDAMSMAGRFLNQPR; translated from the coding sequence ATGGGACTATTTGACCAAATTTTGAGCGCGATCGACAATCCCAACCAACAAGCAAGCCCCAATCAGTTGGGCAACATTCTCGGTGCGGTAGAGCAGTTGAGCGGCAACCAGGGCATCGATGCGGGTACGACTCAGCTAGCAATGTCGGTTTTGGGCGGACACGTGCGATCGGCATTGCAAAACGTGCGATCGCAGTCAGGAGACGCACAAGCTCAACAACTTGTCAACCAATTTAGCGGCACAAATCCCAATCCCCAAGCGGTACAGAGTTTGTTCGGAGCCGGCCAACTGACGCAAATAATAGCCGATATCGCCCAAAGAACCGGTTTAAATAACGCGACAGTGCAGGCGATGATACCTGTTTTGGTGCCCCTGGTGTTGAATTTGCTAAAAACCGGCAGCAACGCCCAAAATCCAGCCCAGGGCAGCAATCCTGTTTTGAATACATTTTTAGATGCAGATGGAGACGGCGACGTAGATATTACTGACGCCATGTCGATGGCAGGCCGCTTTTTGAATCAGCCCCGTTAA